The following are from one region of the Streptomyces rubrogriseus genome:
- a CDS encoding maltokinase N-terminal cap-like domain-containing protein, which produces MPEAVIRTDTSPPGLLASLDPLLREWLPRQRWFAGKGRPVTGFSLVAATELLPADSRLGLHHMLVRAHQRHTPAGGGAREPGDCYQLLIGTREALPPRLAPALIGHVTEGPAAGRTAYDALYDTRPAEVLLEALRTRARIGGLRFERAPDDGIRAGLVPRLMTAEQSNSSVVYGDTFILKLLRRIVPGVNPDLELPLALAREGCPRVPAPAGWMVADLAGRSWVLGVLQPYLQGATDGWELALRELAKGEDFAAEARALGRATAEVHTALARALPTVTLGHAQARQLADGMIERLEAAARAVPLLRSYAPGLRTAFTALADLASEGRTWSAQRVHGDLHLGQCLRSPDGEWSLIDFEGEPAKPLAERRLPQPAVRDVAGMLRSFDYAAHSADVRVPGWAESCRAAYCTGYAEAGGHDPRTDPVLLRAYETDKAVYEVLYEARHRPDWLEVPLAAVRRLSVPEPA; this is translated from the coding sequence ATGCCGGAAGCCGTCATACGCACCGACACCAGCCCGCCGGGACTCCTCGCGTCCCTCGATCCCCTGTTGCGGGAGTGGCTGCCGCGGCAACGCTGGTTCGCCGGCAAGGGTCGCCCGGTCACCGGCTTCTCCCTGGTCGCCGCGACCGAACTGCTCCCCGCCGACTCCCGCCTCGGCCTCCACCACATGCTGGTCCGCGCCCACCAGCGGCACACCCCGGCCGGAGGCGGGGCTCGGGAACCGGGCGACTGCTACCAGCTCCTGATCGGCACCCGCGAGGCGCTGCCGCCCCGGCTCGCCCCCGCCCTGATCGGTCATGTGACCGAGGGCCCGGCGGCCGGACGCACCGCCTACGACGCCCTGTACGACACCCGTCCCGCCGAGGTGCTGCTCGAGGCGCTGCGCACGCGGGCCCGCATCGGCGGGCTGCGCTTCGAGCGGGCACCGGACGACGGCATACGCGCGGGGCTGGTGCCGCGGCTGATGACCGCCGAGCAGTCGAACTCGTCGGTCGTGTACGGAGATACGTTCATCCTGAAGTTGCTGCGGCGGATCGTGCCCGGCGTCAACCCCGACCTGGAACTGCCGCTGGCCCTGGCCCGCGAGGGCTGCCCCCGGGTGCCCGCACCGGCGGGGTGGATGGTGGCGGACCTGGCCGGCCGGTCCTGGGTGCTGGGCGTGCTCCAGCCCTATCTGCAGGGCGCGACCGACGGCTGGGAGCTGGCGCTGCGCGAGCTGGCCAAGGGCGAGGACTTCGCCGCCGAGGCCCGGGCGCTCGGGCGGGCCACCGCCGAGGTGCACACCGCGCTGGCCCGCGCGCTGCCGACCGTCACCCTCGGCCACGCCCAGGCGCGGCAGCTCGCCGACGGCATGATCGAGCGGCTGGAGGCGGCGGCGCGGGCGGTGCCCCTGCTCCGGTCGTACGCGCCCGGGTTGCGGACGGCGTTCACGGCGTTGGCGGACCTGGCTTCGGAGGGCCGTACCTGGTCGGCGCAGCGCGTCCACGGCGACCTGCACCTCGGCCAGTGCCTGCGCTCCCCCGACGGGGAGTGGTCCCTGATCGACTTCGAGGGGGAACCGGCGAAGCCCCTGGCCGAGCGCCGGCTGCCGCAGCCCGCGGTGCGGGACGTCGCGGGGATGCTGCGCTCCTTCGACTACGCCGCGCACTCGGCCGACGTACGTGTACCGGGCTGGGCCGAGTCCTGCCGGGCCGCGTACTGCACCGGGTACGCGGAGGCGGGCGGCCACGACCCGCGCACCGACCCGGTGCTGCTGCGCGCCTACGAGACGGACAAGGCGGTCTACGAGGTCCTGTACGAGGCCCGGCACCGTCCCGACTGGCTCGAGGTGCCCCTGGCGGCGGTGCGCCGCCTGTCCGTGCCCGAGCCGGCCTGA
- the glgB gene encoding 1,4-alpha-glucan branching enzyme gives MTPRPSSSGPDPKKTTGKKPAGKTPTGKKPAKAAKKKAPRKTTASAAPTGTPSDTVPGAEVAVSPAPDAADRERLLAGTHHDPHAVLGAHRVPGGVAFRVFRPYALAVTVLSGELRVGLHDDGDGFFSGLVPLKEVPAHRLLVAYEGTEQEVEDPYRFLPTLGELDLHLLGEGRHEQLWRALGAHPTTHDGVAGTRFAVWAPNARGVRVAGGFNFWDGTGHPMRSLGSTGVWELFLPGVGAGELYKFEITRPDGSRTFRADPLARRTEVPPATSSVVHASDYTWGDEEWLAHRADAPAHEAPMSVYEVHLPSWRPGLTYRDLAEQLPAYVADLGFTHVELMPVAEHPFGGSWGYQVTGFYAPTARLGDPDDFKYLVDRLHRAGIGVLMDWVPAHFPRDDWALAEFDGRPLYEHSDPLRAAHPDWGTLEFDFGRREVRNFLVANAVYWCEEFHIDGLRVDAVASMLYLDYSREPGRWTPNEHGGRENLDAVAFLQEMNATLYRRVPGVVTVAEESTAWDGVTRATHHEGPSGFGGLGFGLKWNMGWMHDSLDYMSHEPVHRKHHHGELTFSMVYAYSENYVLPISHDEVVHGKRSLVSKMPGDWWQQRANERAYLGFMWAHPGKQLLFMGQEFAQGAEWSEAHGPDWWLLDPEYGASADHRGVRDLVRDLNTVYRATPALWRRDTHPSGFSWVVGDAAEDNVLAFLRLDADGTPLLAVSNFAPVVRSGYRLGVPDEVPAWHEVLNTDAARYGGGDVVNPDPVKPEPQGWHGRPASIRLTLPPLATVWLRPA, from the coding sequence GTGACCCCCCGCCCCTCGTCCAGCGGCCCCGACCCGAAGAAGACGACCGGGAAGAAGCCTGCCGGGAAGACGCCGACCGGGAAGAAGCCGGCCAAGGCCGCGAAGAAGAAGGCCCCCCGGAAGACCACCGCCTCCGCCGCCCCCACCGGCACCCCCTCCGACACCGTCCCCGGGGCAGAGGTCGCCGTCTCCCCCGCCCCGGACGCCGCCGACCGGGAGCGGCTGCTCGCCGGCACGCACCACGATCCGCACGCGGTGCTCGGCGCCCACCGGGTGCCCGGCGGGGTCGCGTTCCGGGTGTTCCGGCCGTACGCACTTGCCGTGACCGTGCTGTCCGGGGAGCTGCGGGTCGGGCTGCACGACGACGGGGACGGTTTCTTCTCCGGCCTGGTGCCGCTGAAGGAGGTCCCGGCCCACCGGCTCCTCGTGGCGTACGAGGGGACGGAACAGGAGGTCGAGGACCCGTACCGCTTCCTGCCCACCCTGGGCGAGCTGGACCTGCACCTGCTCGGCGAGGGGCGGCACGAGCAGCTGTGGCGGGCGCTCGGCGCGCACCCGACGACGCACGACGGGGTGGCGGGCACCCGGTTCGCGGTGTGGGCGCCGAACGCGCGCGGGGTCCGGGTGGCCGGCGGCTTCAACTTCTGGGACGGCACCGGGCACCCGATGCGCTCGCTCGGCTCGACCGGGGTGTGGGAGCTGTTCCTGCCGGGCGTCGGCGCGGGCGAGCTGTACAAGTTCGAGATCACCCGGCCCGACGGATCGCGCACCTTCCGCGCCGACCCGCTGGCCCGGCGTACGGAGGTGCCGCCCGCCACGTCCTCCGTCGTGCACGCCTCGGACTACACGTGGGGCGACGAGGAGTGGCTGGCCCACCGCGCGGACGCGCCCGCGCACGAGGCTCCGATGTCGGTGTACGAGGTCCACCTGCCCTCCTGGCGCCCCGGCCTGACCTACCGGGACCTGGCCGAGCAGCTCCCCGCCTACGTCGCGGACCTCGGCTTCACCCACGTCGAGCTGATGCCGGTCGCCGAGCATCCCTTCGGCGGCTCCTGGGGGTACCAGGTCACCGGCTTCTACGCGCCCACGGCCCGGCTCGGCGACCCCGACGACTTCAAGTACCTGGTCGACCGGCTGCACCGGGCCGGGATCGGCGTGCTGATGGACTGGGTACCGGCGCACTTCCCGCGCGACGACTGGGCGCTGGCCGAGTTCGACGGGCGCCCGCTGTACGAGCACTCCGATCCGCTGCGGGCCGCGCATCCGGACTGGGGGACGCTGGAGTTCGACTTCGGGCGCCGGGAGGTGCGCAACTTCCTGGTCGCCAACGCCGTGTACTGGTGCGAGGAGTTCCACATCGACGGGCTGCGCGTGGACGCGGTCGCCTCGATGCTGTACCTGGACTACTCGCGCGAGCCGGGCCGGTGGACGCCGAACGAGCACGGCGGCCGGGAGAACCTGGACGCGGTCGCGTTCCTCCAGGAGATGAACGCGACGCTGTACCGGCGGGTGCCCGGCGTCGTGACGGTGGCGGAGGAGTCGACGGCCTGGGACGGGGTCACGCGGGCCACGCACCACGAGGGGCCGAGCGGCTTCGGCGGGCTCGGCTTCGGGCTCAAGTGGAACATGGGCTGGATGCACGACTCGCTCGACTACATGAGCCACGAGCCGGTGCACCGCAAGCACCACCACGGGGAGCTGACCTTCTCCATGGTGTACGCGTACAGCGAGAACTACGTGCTGCCGATATCCCACGACGAGGTGGTGCACGGCAAGAGGTCCCTGGTGTCGAAGATGCCCGGCGACTGGTGGCAGCAGCGCGCCAACGAGCGGGCGTACCTGGGCTTCATGTGGGCGCACCCCGGCAAGCAGCTGCTGTTCATGGGGCAGGAGTTCGCGCAGGGCGCGGAGTGGTCGGAGGCGCACGGCCCCGACTGGTGGCTGCTCGACCCGGAGTACGGGGCGTCGGCGGACCACCGGGGCGTGCGCGACCTGGTGCGGGACCTGAACACCGTCTACCGGGCGACGCCCGCGCTGTGGCGGCGCGACACCCACCCTTCCGGCTTCTCGTGGGTGGTCGGCGACGCGGCCGAGGACAACGTCCTGGCGTTCCTGCGGCTGGACGCCGACGGCACTCCGCTGCTCGCGGTGTCGAACTTCGCCCCGGTGGTCCGCTCCGGCTACCGCCTCGGCGTGCCCGACGAGGTCCCGGCCTGGCACGAGGTGCTCAACACCGACGCGGCCCGGTACGGCGGCGGCGACGTGGTCAACCCGGACCCGGTCAAGCCGGAGCCGCAGGGGTGGCACGGCCGCCCGGCGAGCATCCGGCTGACCCTGCCGCCCCTGGCGACGGTGTGGCTGCGTCCGGCCTGA
- a CDS encoding HelD family protein: protein MRPGVELSNTEFPDDELLHEQEFIDGLYARVDALRGDAEDSVTDALAQGNTPQQARLERDILVAERSGLLAALNAVDGSLCFGRIDLTSGEGHHIGRIGLRADDAERTPVLIDWRAGVARPFYLATGHTPMGLRRRRHITSEGRTVTALHDEILDLGDETRTGHEDPSGDAVLLAALNSARTGRMGDIVQTIQADQDRIIRAPHRGVLVVEGGPGTGKTAVALHRAAYLLYEHRELLAKRAVLIVGPNPAFLGYIGEVLPSLGETGVLLATVGELFPGVKATAADTPEAAAVKGRAEMADVLAEAVRDRQALPDPVIAIEHDRDILMLDDDLVNVARERTRAAKLPHNAAREHFEGHILNTLTDMVAERIGTDPYDGGNLLDPSDITQIRDELAENPEVWAAVDQLWPRLTPQRLVADLLAAPEAFLPAEDAAAVRRPVTRRWTVADVPLLDEAAELLGVDDRVARSRAEREREEQIAYAQGVLDVSYASRTYEFEDKDEEDAEVLSAHDIIDAERFAERQEEDDHRSAAERAAADRTWAFGHIIVDEAQELSPMAWRLLMRRCPTRSMTLVGDPAQTAEAAGVGSWSKILAPYVEDRWEHTRLGVNYRTPAEIMDLAAAVVRAEDPEFTPPSSVRSTGVRPWVRATGDLPAAVAEAVRELTPEEGRLAVIAPRDLHRVLAARLDGVTADAEPDLTHRVVLLDPRQSKGLEFDSVLVVEPGRYGTSDLYVALTRATQHLGVLHSEPLPKGLVDAD, encoded by the coding sequence ATGCGGCCGGGAGTGGAATTGTCAAACACCGAATTTCCGGACGATGAATTGCTGCACGAGCAGGAATTCATCGACGGACTGTACGCGCGCGTGGACGCGCTGCGCGGCGACGCCGAGGACTCCGTGACCGACGCGCTCGCGCAGGGCAACACCCCCCAGCAGGCCCGCCTGGAGCGGGACATCCTGGTCGCCGAGCGCTCCGGGCTGCTCGCCGCGCTCAACGCGGTGGACGGCTCCCTCTGCTTCGGCCGGATCGACCTCACCTCCGGGGAGGGCCACCACATCGGCCGCATCGGCCTGCGCGCCGACGACGCCGAACGCACCCCCGTCCTCATCGACTGGCGGGCCGGTGTCGCCCGCCCCTTCTACCTGGCCACCGGCCACACCCCGATGGGGCTGCGCCGCCGCCGGCACATCACCAGCGAGGGCCGCACGGTCACCGCGCTGCACGACGAGATCCTCGACCTCGGCGACGAGACCCGCACCGGCCACGAGGACCCCTCCGGCGACGCCGTGCTGCTCGCCGCGCTGAACTCCGCGCGCACCGGCCGCATGGGCGACATCGTGCAGACCATCCAGGCCGACCAGGACCGCATCATCCGCGCCCCGCACCGCGGCGTCCTGGTCGTCGAGGGCGGCCCCGGCACCGGCAAGACCGCCGTCGCCCTGCACCGCGCCGCCTACCTCCTCTACGAGCACCGCGAACTGCTCGCCAAGCGCGCCGTCCTCATCGTCGGCCCCAACCCGGCCTTCCTCGGCTACATCGGCGAGGTGCTGCCCTCGCTGGGCGAGACCGGCGTGCTCCTCGCCACCGTCGGCGAGCTGTTCCCCGGCGTGAAGGCCACGGCGGCGGACACCCCCGAGGCGGCGGCCGTGAAGGGCCGGGCCGAGATGGCCGACGTGCTCGCCGAGGCGGTCCGCGACCGGCAGGCACTGCCCGACCCGGTGATCGCGATCGAGCACGACCGCGACATCCTCATGCTCGACGACGACCTGGTCAACGTCGCCCGCGAGCGCACCCGCGCCGCCAAGCTGCCGCACAACGCGGCCCGCGAGCACTTCGAGGGCCACATCCTCAACACCCTCACCGACATGGTCGCCGAGCGCATCGGCACCGATCCCTACGACGGCGGCAACCTCCTCGACCCCAGCGACATCACCCAGATCCGCGACGAACTCGCCGAGAACCCCGAGGTCTGGGCCGCCGTCGACCAGCTGTGGCCCCGGCTCACCCCGCAGCGCCTGGTCGCCGACCTGCTCGCCGCCCCCGAGGCCTTCCTGCCCGCCGAGGACGCCGCCGCCGTCCGCCGCCCGGTCACCCGGCGCTGGACCGTCGCCGACGTGCCCCTGCTGGACGAGGCCGCCGAACTGCTCGGCGTCGACGACCGGGTGGCCCGCTCCCGCGCCGAACGCGAGCGCGAGGAGCAGATCGCCTACGCGCAGGGCGTGCTCGACGTGTCGTACGCGTCGCGGACCTACGAGTTCGAGGACAAGGACGAGGAGGACGCCGAGGTCCTGTCCGCGCACGACATCATCGACGCCGAGCGCTTCGCCGAACGCCAGGAGGAGGACGACCACCGCAGCGCCGCCGAACGCGCCGCGGCCGACCGCACCTGGGCCTTCGGGCACATCATCGTGGACGAGGCGCAGGAGCTGTCCCCGATGGCCTGGCGGCTGCTGATGCGCCGCTGCCCCACCCGGTCGATGACCCTGGTGGGCGACCCGGCGCAGACCGCGGAGGCGGCCGGCGTCGGCTCCTGGTCGAAGATCCTCGCCCCGTACGTCGAGGACCGCTGGGAGCACACCCGTCTCGGCGTCAACTACCGCACCCCGGCCGAGATCATGGACCTCGCGGCGGCCGTGGTCCGCGCCGAGGACCCGGAGTTCACGCCGCCCAGTTCGGTTCGCTCGACCGGCGTACGCCCCTGGGTCCGCGCGACCGGCGACCTCCCGGCCGCCGTGGCCGAGGCGGTCCGGGAGCTGACCCCCGAGGAGGGCCGCCTCGCCGTCATCGCCCCGCGCGATCTGCACCGGGTCCTGGCGGCCCGCCTGGACGGCGTGACGGCGGACGCCGAGCCCGACCTCACCCACCGCGTCGTCCTGCTCGACCCGCGCCAGTCCAAGGGCCTGGAATTCGACTCCGTCCTGGTCGTCGAGCCCGGCCGCTACGGCACCAGCGACCTGTACGTTGCCCTCACCCGCGCCACCCAGCACCTCGGCGTCCTGCACAGCGAGCCGCTGCCGAAGGGGCTGGTGGACGCGGACTGA
- a CDS encoding thioredoxin — protein sequence MPEVTDADFAAEVIGSELPVLVEFTADWCPPCRQMAPVLSALAEEEGDRLRVVQLNVDQNPATTNAYKVLSMPTFMVFRGGEPVKSMVGSRPKRRLLEELADVV from the coding sequence GTGCCCGAGGTGACGGACGCGGACTTCGCGGCGGAGGTGATCGGCTCCGAGCTGCCCGTACTGGTGGAGTTCACCGCCGACTGGTGCCCGCCGTGCCGGCAGATGGCACCGGTGCTCAGCGCCCTCGCCGAGGAAGAGGGCGACCGGCTCCGTGTGGTGCAGCTGAACGTCGACCAGAACCCGGCGACGACGAACGCGTACAAGGTGCTGTCGATGCCGACGTTCATGGTGTTCCGCGGCGGTGAGCCGGTGAAGTCGATGGTCGGCTCCCGGCCCAAGCGGCGGTTGCTGGAGGAGCTGGCCGACGTGGTCTGA
- a CDS encoding MerR family transcriptional regulator yields MRIGELAARAGTTTRTLRYYESRGLLPARRGGNGYRTYDEDDLKLLRQIRTLQDFGFDLEETRPFVECLRAGHPEGDSCPASLVVYRRKLAELDTLIEQLTSVRAQVAAQLTRAEAAAPGGPEPKCELGGHG; encoded by the coding sequence ATGCGAATCGGCGAGCTGGCCGCACGGGCCGGGACCACCACGCGGACGCTGCGGTACTACGAGTCGCGGGGCCTGCTGCCCGCCCGGCGGGGCGGCAACGGCTACCGGACCTACGACGAGGACGACCTGAAGCTGCTGCGGCAGATCAGGACCCTCCAGGACTTCGGGTTCGACCTGGAGGAGACCCGCCCCTTCGTGGAGTGCCTGCGCGCCGGGCACCCCGAGGGCGACTCCTGCCCGGCGTCGCTCGTGGTCTACCGGCGCAAGCTGGCCGAGCTGGACACGCTGATCGAGCAGCTCACGTCGGTGCGCGCGCAGGTCGCCGCGCAGCTGACGCGGGCCGAGGCGGCGGCTCCGGGGGGTCCGGAGCCCAAGTGCGAACTGGGAGGACACGGATGA
- a CDS encoding cation:dicarboxylate symporter family transporter: MTSEAATAPAAPKAKRDRTHYLYIAVIIAVALGIAVGLAAPDFATELKPLGTGFVNLIKMMISPIIFCTIVLGIGSVRKAAKVGAVGGIALGYFLVMSLVALAIGLIVGNILDPGTGLAVTDAVKETGQAQVDAEAKGTVDFLMGIIPTTIVSAFTAGEVLQTLLIALLCGFALQAMGSAGQPVLRGIEHIQRLVFRVLAMIMWAAPVGAFGAIAAVTGSAGVDALKSLAVLMLGFYVTCVLFLFVVLGTVLRVVAGINVFSLFKYLGREFLLILSTSSSESALPRLIAKMEHLGVSKPVVGITVPTGYSFNLDGTMIYMTMASLFISDAMGTPMSIGEQIPLLLFLLVASKGAAGVSGAGLATLAGGLQSHKPALVDGIGLIVGIDRFMSEARALTNFGGNAVATVLIGTWTKEIDKDRVNEVLAGRAPFDEKTLLDDGHGAADDDGAGAPDLPEQGGEKELAKA; this comes from the coding sequence GTGACCAGCGAAGCCGCTACGGCACCTGCCGCACCCAAAGCCAAGCGCGACCGCACGCACTATCTCTACATCGCCGTGATCATCGCGGTCGCCCTCGGTATCGCCGTCGGTCTGGCCGCCCCCGACTTCGCCACCGAGCTGAAGCCGCTCGGCACCGGCTTCGTGAACCTGATCAAGATGATGATCTCCCCGATCATCTTCTGCACGATCGTGCTGGGCATCGGCTCGGTCCGCAAGGCCGCCAAGGTCGGCGCGGTCGGCGGCATCGCCCTGGGCTACTTCCTGGTGATGTCGCTGGTGGCGCTCGCCATCGGCCTGATCGTCGGCAACATCCTGGACCCGGGCACGGGCCTCGCGGTCACCGACGCCGTCAAGGAGACCGGCCAGGCGCAGGTCGACGCGGAGGCCAAGGGCACCGTCGACTTCCTGATGGGCATCATCCCGACCACCATCGTCTCCGCCTTCACCGCGGGCGAGGTGCTCCAGACCCTGCTCATCGCCCTGCTCTGCGGCTTCGCGCTGCAGGCCATGGGTTCCGCCGGGCAGCCCGTCCTGCGCGGCATCGAGCACATCCAGCGGCTGGTCTTCCGCGTCCTGGCGATGATCATGTGGGCCGCCCCGGTCGGTGCCTTCGGCGCCATCGCCGCCGTCACCGGCTCCGCGGGCGTCGACGCCCTCAAGAGCCTCGCCGTGCTGATGCTCGGCTTCTACGTGACCTGCGTCCTCTTCCTCTTCGTGGTGCTCGGCACGGTGCTGCGCGTCGTCGCCGGGATCAACGTCTTCTCGCTCTTCAAGTACCTGGGCCGCGAGTTCCTGCTGATCCTGTCCACCTCCTCCTCCGAGTCGGCGCTGCCGCGCCTCATCGCGAAGATGGAGCACCTGGGCGTCAGCAAGCCGGTGGTCGGCATCACCGTCCCGACCGGCTACTCGTTCAACCTCGACGGCACCATGATCTACATGACCATGGCCTCGCTGTTCATCTCGGACGCCATGGGCACACCGATGTCGATCGGCGAGCAGATCCCGCTGCTGCTCTTCCTGCTGGTGGCCTCCAAGGGCGCCGCCGGTGTCTCCGGCGCCGGTCTCGCCACGCTGGCCGGCGGCCTCCAGTCGCACAAGCCCGCCCTGGTGGACGGCATCGGCCTGATCGTCGGCATCGACCGCTTCATGAGCGAGGCCCGCGCGCTGACCAACTTCGGCGGCAACGCCGTCGCCACCGTCCTCATCGGCACCTGGACCAAGGAGATCGACAAGGACCGGGTGAACGAGGTGCTGGCCGGCCGGGCCCCGTTCGACGAGAAGACCCTCCTGGACGACGGTCACGGCGCCGCCGACGATGACGGCGCCGGCGCTCCGGACCTGCCCGAGCAGGGCGGCGAGAAGGAGCTGGCGAAGGCCTGA
- a CDS encoding sensor histidine kinase, with product MHLRVPRPRSLAGQLFAMQAVLIAVVVVGYALFSYISDRGQAEEAAGRQARAVSLAIADSPSVAEAIRTPDPTARLQPYAVRVMRDTDVDFVTIMNPEGIRWTHPEPTEIGHLFQGHIERAQRGQTFTETYTGTLGPSVRAVTPIVDDGRIVGLVSAGIKVEEISKRAQEQLTALSGVAAGALLLGAVGTYVINARLRRHTHGMNADELSRMHDYHQAALHAVREGLLMLDGQYRVALINDGGRELLGVRGDVVGASVADLGLPSQLTGALLASEPRVDEVHLAAERVLVVNTSQVSGGERRGTVVTLRDVTELQSLTGELNSERGFTQALRSQAHEAANRLHTVVSLIELGRAEEAVEFATAELELAQALTDQVVAAVSEPVLAALLLGKTAQANERGVELVVSQDSRLDDGLLPPSLPARDLVTILGNLVDNAVDATQGAVPSRVTVAAYTEASGAGGSELVLRVSDTGAGVDPAHADLVFQRGYSTKPAGEGGRGLGLALVRQAVRRHGGTLTVTEAEGGGARFEARLPLGDGAAAATAAGRPGAGGAL from the coding sequence ATGCACCTCCGCGTCCCGAGACCCCGCAGCCTGGCGGGGCAGCTCTTCGCCATGCAGGCCGTCCTGATAGCGGTCGTCGTGGTCGGGTACGCGCTGTTCAGCTACATCAGCGACCGGGGGCAGGCGGAGGAGGCGGCCGGGCGCCAGGCCAGGGCGGTGTCGCTGGCGATCGCCGACTCGCCGTCCGTGGCGGAGGCCATCCGCACCCCGGACCCCACGGCGCGCCTCCAGCCGTACGCGGTGCGGGTCATGCGGGACACGGACGTGGACTTCGTGACGATCATGAATCCGGAGGGCATCCGCTGGACCCACCCCGAGCCGACGGAAATCGGCCACCTCTTCCAGGGCCACATCGAGCGTGCGCAGCGGGGCCAGACCTTCACCGAGACCTACACGGGCACGCTCGGCCCCTCCGTGCGGGCGGTCACACCGATCGTGGACGACGGCCGGATCGTCGGCCTGGTCAGTGCCGGGATCAAGGTCGAGGAGATCAGCAAGCGGGCGCAGGAGCAGCTCACGGCCCTGTCGGGGGTGGCGGCCGGGGCGCTGCTGCTCGGCGCGGTCGGGACGTACGTGATCAACGCGCGGCTGCGCCGGCACACGCACGGCATGAACGCCGACGAGCTGAGCCGGATGCACGACTACCATCAGGCGGCGCTGCACGCGGTGCGGGAGGGACTGCTGATGCTGGACGGGCAGTACCGTGTCGCGCTCATCAACGACGGCGGACGGGAGCTGCTCGGCGTGCGCGGTGACGTGGTCGGCGCCTCGGTGGCGGACCTGGGGCTGCCCTCGCAGCTGACCGGGGCGCTGCTGGCCTCGGAGCCCCGGGTGGACGAGGTGCACCTGGCGGCGGAGCGGGTGCTGGTGGTGAACACCTCACAGGTCTCCGGCGGTGAGCGCCGGGGCACGGTGGTGACGCTGCGGGACGTGACCGAGTTGCAGTCGCTGACGGGCGAGCTGAACTCGGAGCGCGGATTCACGCAGGCGCTGCGCTCGCAGGCGCACGAGGCGGCGAACCGGCTGCACACGGTCGTCTCGCTGATCGAGCTGGGGCGGGCGGAGGAGGCCGTGGAGTTCGCGACGGCCGAGCTGGAACTGGCGCAGGCCCTCACCGACCAGGTGGTGGCGGCGGTGAGCGAGCCGGTGCTCGCGGCGCTGCTGCTGGGCAAGACGGCGCAGGCCAACGAGCGGGGAGTGGAGCTGGTGGTGTCGCAGGACAGCCGACTGGACGACGGACTGCTGCCGCCGTCGCTGCCCGCCCGGGACCTGGTGACGATCCTGGGCAACCTGGTGGACAACGCGGTGGACGCGACGCAGGGGGCGGTGCCGTCGCGGGTGACGGTGGCGGCGTACACGGAGGCTTCCGGCGCCGGAGGCTCCGAGCTGGTGCTGCGCGTGTCGGACACCGGCGCCGGGGTCGATCCGGCCCACGCCGACCTGGTCTTCCAGCGGGGCTACTCGACCAAGCCGGCCGGCGAGGGCGGACGCGGCCTGGGCCTGGCCCTGGTCCGGCAGGCGGTACGACGGCACGGCGGCACCCTGACCGTGACGGAGGCGGAGGGCGGCGGCGCCCGCTTCGAGGCCCGGCTGCCGCTGGGCGACGGAGCGGCAGCGGCCACCGCGGCGGGCAGACCGGGCGCCGGGGGTGCGCTGTGA
- a CDS encoding response regulator, with translation MSTADSQPIRVLVVEDDPVAADAHVMYVGRVPGFVAVGKAHTGAEARRMLDRTPVDLLLLDLHLPDVHGLQLARSLRAAGHHTDVIAVTSARDLTMVREGVSLGVVQYVLKPFTFATLRDRLVRYAEFRGTAGEASGQDEVDRALATLRAPGPAALPKGLSGPTLERVTGALRGSSEGLTAAGVAEAVGISRITARRYLEHLVDAGRAGRSPQYGQVGRPELVYRWVRGR, from the coding sequence GTGAGCACCGCCGACTCGCAGCCCATCCGGGTCCTGGTCGTCGAGGACGACCCGGTCGCCGCCGACGCGCACGTGATGTACGTGGGCCGGGTGCCGGGGTTCGTCGCGGTCGGCAAGGCGCACACGGGTGCGGAGGCCCGCCGCATGCTGGACCGCACGCCGGTCGACCTGCTCCTGCTCGACCTGCACCTGCCGGACGTGCACGGACTCCAGCTGGCCCGTTCGCTGCGCGCGGCCGGACACCACACCGACGTGATAGCGGTGACGTCGGCGCGGGACCTGACGATGGTGCGCGAGGGGGTGTCGCTGGGCGTCGTCCAATACGTCCTGAAGCCCTTCACCTTCGCCACGCTGCGCGACCGCCTGGTGCGCTACGCCGAGTTCCGGGGCACCGCCGGGGAGGCCAGCGGCCAGGACGAGGTGGACCGCGCCCTGGCCACCCTCCGCGCCCCCGGCCCGGCGGCCCTGCCCAAGGGCCTGAGCGGCCCGACCCTGGAACGCGTGACGGGCGCCCTGCGCGGCTCCTCCGAGGGCCTCACGGCGGCCGGGGTCGCGGAAGCGGTGGGCATCTCCCGCATCACGGCCCGGCGTTACCTGGAGCACCTGGTGGACGCGGGGCGGGCGGGCCGGAGCCCGCAGTACGGTCAGGTGGGGCGGCCGGAGTTGGTGTACCGGTGGGTGCGGGGCCGGTGA